In Juglans microcarpa x Juglans regia isolate MS1-56 chromosome 4S, Jm3101_v1.0, whole genome shotgun sequence, a single window of DNA contains:
- the LOC121263296 gene encoding splicing factor U2af small subunit B-like translates to MAEHLASIFGTEKDRVNCPFYFKIGACRHGDRCSRLHNRPTISPTLLLSNMYQRPDMITPGVDAQGKPIEPRKIQEHFEDFYEDIFEELDKFGEIESLNVCDNLADHMIGNVYVQFKEEDQAAAALHALQGRFYSGRPIIADFSPVTDFREATCRQFEENNCNRGGYCNFMHVKLIGRELRRKLFGRYRGFRISRSRSLSPRHKREYRDYRDRDRDYRGNGKRSSRERYDRDGGGGGGGGGGRRRHGSPRRSRSRSPVPGREGSEERRARIEQWNREREDRP, encoded by the coding sequence ATGGCGGAGCACTTGGCTTCGATCTTCGGCACCGAGAAGGACAGGGTGAACTGCCCCTTCTACTTCAAGATCGGCGCATGTCGTCACGGCGATCGTTGCTCTCGCCTCCACAATCGCCCCACGATCTCGCCGACCCTTCTCCTCTCCAACATGTACCAGCGCCCGGACATGATCACACCCGGCGTGGACGCCCAGGGCAAGCCCATCGAACCTCGTAAGATCCAGGAGCACTTCGAGGACTTCTACGAGGATATCTTCGAGGAGCTCGACAAATTCGGGGAGATCGAGAGCCTCAACGTCTGCGATAACCTCGCCGACCACATGATCGGCAACGTCTACGTTCAGTTCAAGGAGGAAGACCAGGCCGCCGCAGCATTGCACGCCTTGCAGGGACGCTTCTACTCGGGACGCCCCATTATCGCCGATTTCTCGCCCGTCACAGATTTCCGCGAGGCCACGTGTCGGCAATTCGAGGAGAACAATTGCAACCGAGGCGGGTACTGCAATTTCATGCATGTTAAGCTGATTGGAAGGGAGCTGAGGAGGAAGCTCTTCGGGAGGTACCGTGGGTTTAGGATTAGCCGGAGTCGGAGTTTGAGCCCGCGTCATAAACGAGAGTATAGGGATTATAGAGACAGGGACCGTGATTATCGAGGGAATGGGAAGCGATCGAGCAGGGAAAGGTATGACagggatggtggtggtggtggtggtggtggtggtggacgGAGAAGGCATGGTAGCCCGAGGCGGAGCAGGAGCAGAAGCCCCGTACCCGGGAGGGAAGGGAGCGAGGAGCGGCGAGCTAGGATTGAACAGTGGAATCGGGAAAGGGAGGATAGGCCGTGA